CCGGCCGCAGAAGGATTCCACCGATATGGAAATCGCCATTCTGATGGCGCTGGAGCGCGGCAGCACGCAGATTACTATTCTGGGGGCGACCGGCACCCGGATGGACCATATGCTTGGCAGTATTAAGAATCTGTCGCTGGCGCTGCGGGCGGGAGTGCCGTGCAGTATTGTGGACGCCCACAACCGCATCCGCCTTGCGGATAAGCCGCTGACGCTGGAACGGCGGGAGCAGTACGGAAAGTACGTATCGCTCCTTGCCTTCGGGGAGCCGGTGACAAATCTTACGCTGCGCGGATTTTTCTACCCGCTTGACGGGTATACTATGACATGTGACGACGCCATCGGCATCAGCAACCAGATTACGGAGGACGAGGCGCAGATAAGCTTCGATGGCGGACGGCTGCTGGTTATAGAATCGCGCGATTAGGTGAGGGCAGGCTGCGCGTCCGGACGCCTGGCGGCGGAGCTGCCGGTGTGCGTGGGAACATCGTCTGTGACAGGAGCAGCATCCGGAGTAGCTGGCGCATTTCAGTTCATGTATAAAAGGAAGTGACCATATGGCAATACCAACCAGTATTAAAACGCTTCTATCAGGAGCGGTAGTTGAATGGGCGAGAGTTGAATTTAAAGAAACATGGGATGCAGCGGCATCTTTAAAATCAATATGTGCATTTGCAAATGATATTGATAACTGGGGCGGCGGATATATTGTTATTGGTGTACAGGAAGATAATGGCAGACCGGTTTATCCCTTAAAGGGAGTTTCGACAGATAAGCTTGATGCATATCAGAAAAACATATTTGCAAAATGTAAACTGCTCAGACCGGCTTATACACCGATAATTGGTATTGAGACATATCAGGACAGGCAATTTATTGTCATATGGTGTCCGGGTGGGGATAACAGACCGTATTCATCGCCAAAGACAATGGAAAAAGATAACAAAGAGCGTATTCATTACATTCGCAAGGCGTCGAATACAGTGGAGCCTTCGGATGATGAGGAAAAGGATTTGTTCAATCTTGCAAACAG
This is a stretch of genomic DNA from Marvinbryantia formatexigens DSM 14469. It encodes these proteins:
- a CDS encoding thiamine diphosphokinase encodes the protein MKTLIIGGGNIDSDFALAFMIENPHDFVIAADRGMEFLRKADRLPDWIVGDFDSAAPEALAWFESRGVPVRRFRPQKDSTDMEIAILMALERGSTQITILGATGTRMDHMLGSIKNLSLALRAGVPCSIVDAHNRIRLADKPLTLERREQYGKYVSLLAFGEPVTNLTLRGFFYPLDGYTMTCDDAIGISNQITEDEAQISFDGGRLLVIESRD